The following proteins are encoded in a genomic region of Sesamum indicum cultivar Zhongzhi No. 13 linkage group LG8, S_indicum_v1.0, whole genome shotgun sequence:
- the LOC105169424 gene encoding protein ROOT PRIMORDIUM DEFECTIVE 1 — protein sequence MGFRNSRGDAVFGLELISWRDELAVSEMEKRARREGESGTRVMFSMNLPRGFDLQKRVVEWVDEWQKLPYISPYENAFHLAPNSDQAEKWAVGVIHELLSLLVSKKTERENVLCLGEFWGFERVRFKKASVHFPGIFYVSNKIRTQTVVLREAYRKNLLLEKHPLMVMRNRYISLMNLVLRRGKPIRNGVTARRKGSASSSKGRKRKDEGNMWRRSNDEED from the coding sequence ATGGGTTTTCGGAATTCGCGGGGTGACGCTGTTTTCGGGTTGGAGTTGATTTCTTGGAGGGATGAATTGGCAGTTTCGGAAATGGAGAAGAGGGCGAGAAGGGAAGGGGAAAGTGGAACGAGGGTTATGTTTTCGATGAATTTACCAAGAGGATTTGATCTGCAGAAGAGGGTGGTAGAATGGGTGGATGAGTGGCAGAAGTTGCCATACATTTCCCCGTACGAGAACGCATTTCATTTAGCACCAAACAGCGATCAGGCGGAGAAGTGGGCGGTGGGGGTGATCCACGAGTTGCTGAGTTTGCTGGTTTCCAAGAAGACGGAGAGGGAGAATGTGTTGTGTTTAGGGGAGTTTTGGGGGTTTGAGCGGGTGAGGTTTAAGAAGGCTTCGGTGCATTTTCCAGGGATCTTCTATGTATCGAACAAGATCAGAACCCAAACTGTCGTTCTGAGGGAGGCGTATAGAAAGAATCTACTGCTTGAAAAGCATCCATTGATGGTTATGAGAAACAGGTACATTAGTCTCATGAATCTGGTTTTGAGAAGGGGAAAACCAATTAGAAATGGAGTCACTGCCCGTAGAAAAGGATCAGCTTCTTCTTCAAAAggaaggaaaaggaaagatGAGGGCAACATGTGGAGGAGAAGCAACGATGAGGAGGATTAG
- the LOC105169100 gene encoding uncharacterized protein At5g49945, translating to MAKRFFFSPLSLFLIAILSLFLHLSASLAHPHFEGFDADDDDDDFSIPDLKPDAIVPPLRSTPPSISLSTSTPESHHGPPYSAASQADSPVSAHDSDSIPKPASPSSFDYWDEDEFEGIPHNLNSPPVTRVVDESAATVSESDAGSGAKNSDEDPRSDAKFPEKLTSYWVEIVCVPFLVLFTINYFMGKRENENIALAWATRFAAKDSIFDKNFSLLGVGETEDSPLLLKEGQNVFRFYASGRRFCSGVLATMELKSRHDLISRLYNMVVPCKDEITFEVYMSDDAMDQVVFALARKKLAKTMHKEERDLQRFAALVAPPSGRKWVAEELQIVSESKEVAGDLITDVVLDQVFGDKAFEKFGKGFISMHFSDQHLGSNKKMLVFKFAIPDANNMADMTRLVALIPYYIDLIGRYKLSSHARSKTEAARLKVAQEIYKELQNARQEALQKKKADQKKKLDEAESKLSAEALRKREAKERARQMKKGMPKLKMTRAH from the exons atgGCGAAAAGATTCTTCTTctcccccctctctctcttcctcatCGCCATTCTCTCCCTCTTCCTCCACCTCTCCGCCTCCCTTGCCCACCCCCACTTCGAGGGGTTCGACGCCGATGATGATGACGATGATTTCTCCATCCCTGACCTCAAACCCGACGCCATTGTTCCTCCTCTCCGCTCCACCCCTCCTTCCATCTCCCTCTCCACTTCCACTCCCGAGTCTCACCATGGTCCCCCTTATTCCGCTGCCTCCCAGGCTGATTCTCCCGTCTCCGCTCACGACTCTGATTCGATACCCAAGCCCGCTTCCCCCTCCTCGTTTGATTACTGGGATGAGGATGAATTTGAAGGCATTCCTCACAACTTAAATTCGCCACCCGTCACTCGTGTCGTTGATGAATCTGCTGCTACTGTCTCTGAATCTGATGCGGGTTCCGGAGCTAAGAATTCAGACGAGGATCCGAGATCGGATGCGAAATTTCCAGAGAAGCTGACATCGTATTGGGTTGAAATTGTGTGTGTTCCGTTCTTGGTCTTGTTTACGATTAATTATTTCATGGGGAAAAGGGAGAATGAGAATATTGCCTTGGCATGGGCGACTAGGTTTGCAGCCAAAGACTCGATTTTCGATAAGAATTTCAGCTTGTTGGGAGTTGGGGAGACTGAGGACTCTCCGCTTTTGTTGAAGGAAGGACAGAATGTGTTTAGGTTCTATGCTAGTGGGAGGAGGTTCTGCTCAGGAGTGCTGGCCACAATGGAGCTCAAGAGCAGGCATGACTTGATCTCCAGGTTGTACAATATGGTGGTGCCTTGTAAGGATGAGATCACTTTCGAGGTTTATATGAGTGATGATGCGATGGACCAGGTGGTTTTTGCATTGGCGAGGAAGAAGTTGGCAAAGACGATGCACAAGGAGGAAAGGGACTTGCAGAGGTTTGCAGCACTGGTGGCGCCTCCAAGTGGGAGGAAGTGGGTGGCAGAGGAGCTGCAGATAGTGTCGGAATCCAAGGAGGTGGCGGGGGATTTGATCACTGATGTTGTGCTTGATCAg GTTTTTGGTGATAAAGCTTTCGAGAAATTTGGAAAAGGATTCATCTCAATGCATTTCTCTGATCAACACTTGGGCTCGAACAAGAAGATGCTAGTGTTTAAGTTTGCCATCCCTGATGCTAACAACATGGCTGATATGACTCGACTGGTTGCTCTTATACCTTACTACATTGATCTAATTGGCCGATACAAGCTAAGCTCACAT GCTCGATCTAAAACAGAAGCAGCCAGATTAAAGGTTGCCCAGGAGATTTACAAAGAACTTCAGAATGCGAGGCAAGAAGCTTTGCAGAAAAAGAAGGCTGATCAGAAAAAGAAGTTGGATGAGGCTGAATCTAAGCTAAGTGCTGAGGCTCTTCGCAAGAGGGAGGCTAAAGAGCGCGCCCGCCAAATGAAGAAGGGCATGCCAAAACTCAAGATGACTAGGGCTCATTAG